A window of Candidatus Purcelliella pentastirinorum contains these coding sequences:
- the rpmG gene encoding 50S ribosomal protein L33 yields the protein MSEKIKLLSSAGTGHFYISTKGKRMKLIKLKLMKYDPVIRKHVLYVEDKIK from the coding sequence ATGAGTGAAAAAATAAAACTTTTATCATCAGCTGGTACTGGTCATTTTTATATTTCTACTAAAGGTAAGCGTATGAAATTAATTAAGTTAAAATTAATGAAATATGATCCAGTCATTCGCAAACATGTATTATATGTTGAAGATAAAATAAAGTAA